A genomic segment from Saimiri boliviensis isolate mSaiBol1 chromosome 14, mSaiBol1.pri, whole genome shotgun sequence encodes:
- the POP4 gene encoding ribonuclease P protein subunit p29 encodes MKGEIYHALSQKEAKDADVQPTGAQRAEAFVRAFLKRSTPRMSPQAREDQLQRKAVVLEYFTRHKRKERKQKAKGLSARQRRELRLFDIKPEQQRYSLFLPLHELWKQYIRDLCNGLKPDTQPQMIQAKLLKADLHGAIISVTKSKCPSYVGITGILLQETKHIFKIITKEDRLKVIPKLNSVFTVEIDGFISYIYGSKFQLRSSERSAKKFKAKGTIDL; translated from the exons ATGAAGG GTGAGATCTACCATGCATTGTCTCAGAAAGAAGCGAAAGACGCCGATGTCCAG CCTACAGGAGCACAGCGGGCCGAGGCCTTCGTGAGGGCCTTCCTGAAGCGCAGCACGCCTCGAATGAGCCCGCAGGCCCGCGAGGACCAGCTGCAGCGCAAGGCGGTGGTCCTGGAGTACTTCACCCGCCACAAGCGCAAGGAGAGGAAGCAGAAAGCCAAAGGCCTCTCTGCCAGGCAGAGGAGGGAGCTGCGGCTGTTTGACATTAAACCAGAGCAGCAGAG ATACAGTCTTTTTCTGCCTCTCCATGAACTCTGGAAACAGTATATCAGGGACCTGTGCAATGGGCTTAAGCCAGACAC GCAGCCACAAATGATTCAGGCCAAGCTGTTAAAGGCAGATCTTCATGGGGCCATTATTTCAG TGACAAAATCCAAATGCCCCTCTTACGTGGGTATTACAGGAATCCTTCTACAAGAAaccaaacacattttcaaaattatcacCAAAGAAGACCGCCTGAAAG ttatccCCAAGTTAAACTCTGTGTTCACTGTGGAAATTGATGGCTTTATTTCCTACATTTACGGGAGCAAATTCCAGCTTCGGTCAAGTGAACGGTCTGCAAAGAAGTTCAAAGCAAAGGGAACGATTGACCTGTGA